A section of the Streptomyces sp. NBC_01591 genome encodes:
- a CDS encoding outer membrane protein assembly factor BamB family protein → MTQPPSQQPPQGGFGAPQQPPQGSPQPPQGPPQTPPPAQPGYGYPQAPGQPPGQAPGYGYPQQPSQQSGPYGQQQPGPYAQQPGPYGQQPGPYAQQPGPYGQQPGYGYPQQQYPGAPAPGGPGGGGSSKRKPAIIIGAAAAALLVIGGGIFVATSGGDDDKKPVAKESGDAKPSGSPSVNEGDGNGDGDGSDVDDDLNAGRKAGEAKVLWLQKNDIDLPRNGADVYGPWVVGDTVVKGMYRSISGYSVADGKQKWTLKLPADLCAAPAQTAADGKIVIGVKNGTTDKADCADLQMIDLNTGKAGWKKSIKQNGTWDFLSDISLAISGDTVTVGRTGNSNAYRVSDGKELFGKPSGICQPFAFAGGAKLIAASSCRTDDVDNPQHQIQELDPATGKPRWTYRPKRGWEIDRVYSVSPLVVSLKKDKEWSILALKENGSLRSGITSDKGDKFAPNCGSAFAIFGKSLDGCTGVAADANTFYMATAPDSSGTARTNKVVAFNLNTGKTKWKAAAPADRTVKPLRMEGGNVLLYVESGYEKGGGIATLAPTGGAPRMLLQHPGSTAEIENDFYNSKIVYAGGRSFIASGRVSARNDKEELETKTMMAFGN, encoded by the coding sequence ATGACCCAGCCGCCCAGCCAGCAACCGCCGCAGGGGGGCTTCGGCGCGCCGCAGCAGCCGCCGCAGGGAAGTCCTCAGCCGCCCCAGGGCCCGCCGCAGACCCCGCCGCCCGCTCAGCCGGGCTACGGCTACCCGCAGGCCCCCGGCCAGCCCCCGGGCCAGGCCCCCGGCTACGGCTACCCGCAGCAGCCGAGCCAGCAGTCCGGTCCGTACGGGCAGCAGCAGCCGGGCCCGTACGCCCAGCAGCCCGGCCCCTACGGCCAGCAGCCCGGTCCGTATGCCCAGCAGCCGGGTCCGTACGGTCAGCAGCCCGGTTACGGCTACCCGCAGCAGCAGTACCCCGGCGCCCCGGCCCCCGGTGGTCCGGGCGGTGGCGGCTCCTCCAAGCGCAAGCCCGCGATCATCATCGGTGCCGCGGCCGCCGCGCTCCTGGTGATCGGCGGCGGCATCTTCGTCGCCACGAGCGGGGGCGACGACGACAAGAAGCCCGTCGCGAAGGAGAGCGGGGACGCCAAGCCGAGCGGTTCGCCCTCCGTCAACGAGGGCGACGGCAACGGCGACGGCGACGGCAGTGACGTCGACGACGACCTCAACGCCGGGCGCAAGGCCGGCGAGGCGAAGGTCCTCTGGCTGCAGAAGAACGACATCGACCTGCCGCGCAACGGCGCCGATGTGTACGGCCCCTGGGTGGTCGGCGACACCGTCGTCAAGGGCATGTACCGCTCGATCTCCGGCTACTCCGTGGCCGACGGCAAGCAGAAGTGGACCCTCAAGCTGCCCGCCGACCTGTGTGCGGCGCCCGCGCAGACCGCGGCCGACGGCAAGATCGTCATCGGGGTCAAGAACGGCACCACCGACAAGGCGGACTGCGCGGATCTCCAGATGATCGACCTCAACACCGGCAAGGCCGGCTGGAAGAAGTCGATCAAGCAGAACGGCACCTGGGACTTCCTGTCGGACATCTCGCTGGCCATCAGCGGCGACACCGTGACGGTCGGGCGCACCGGGAACTCCAACGCCTACCGGGTCAGCGACGGCAAGGAACTGTTCGGCAAGCCCTCGGGCATCTGCCAGCCGTTCGCCTTCGCCGGCGGGGCCAAGCTGATCGCCGCCTCCAGCTGCCGCACCGACGACGTCGACAACCCGCAGCACCAGATCCAGGAGCTCGACCCGGCCACGGGGAAGCCCAGGTGGACGTACCGGCCCAAGCGCGGCTGGGAGATCGACCGGGTCTACTCGGTGAGCCCGCTGGTGGTCTCCCTGAAGAAGGACAAGGAGTGGAGCATCCTCGCGCTGAAGGAGAACGGCTCGCTCCGCTCCGGCATCACCAGCGACAAGGGCGACAAGTTCGCGCCGAACTGCGGCAGCGCCTTCGCCATCTTCGGCAAGTCCCTCGACGGCTGCACCGGAGTCGCCGCCGACGCCAACACCTTCTACATGGCGACCGCGCCGGACTCCAGCGGCACCGCCCGTACGAACAAGGTCGTGGCCTTCAACCTGAACACCGGCAAGACCAAGTGGAAGGCCGCGGCCCCGGCCGACCGCACGGTGAAGCCGCTGCGCATGGAGGGCGGCAATGTGCTGCTCTACGTGGAGTCCGGCTACGAGAAGGGCGGCGGCATCGCCACCCTCGCACCGACCGGCGGCGCCCCGCGGATGCTGCTGCAGCACCCCGGGTCGACGGCCGAGATCGAGAACGACTTCTACAACTCGAAGATCGTCTACGCGGGCGGCCGCTCCTTCATCGCGAGCGGCCGGGTCAGCGCCAGGAACGACAAGGAAGAGCTGGAGACGAAGACCATGATGGCCTTCGGCAACTGA